One genomic segment of Paenibacillus xylanexedens includes these proteins:
- a CDS encoding ArsR/SmtB family transcription factor produces the protein MRANTDAEWLPLYEALASEVRLQIIRLVAETPMNVKDLAASLGLSSAIVTMHVRKLQDVGIIQSKMIRKDGGTHKMNSLAVDWIGISMPQESGTARKLHEVSVPVGHYTHFDVYPTCGLATSNHVIGQYDDPRYFLDPERMHAHILWFGRGFVEYKIPNYILSGQQINAIELSLEIGSEAPSVNPNWPSDITFMLNGIRLGEWTSPGDSGNGRGMFTPEWWSDSVNQYGMLKVLRITNEGTFIDGQHLSDITLADIPVERNQWTLRLSVEEDAQHVGGLTLYGEGFGNYNQDILFRLYYHD, from the coding sequence ATCAGAGCAAATACCGATGCCGAATGGCTCCCCCTATATGAAGCACTTGCCAGTGAAGTCCGTCTACAGATCATCCGCCTTGTTGCAGAGACTCCGATGAATGTGAAAGACCTTGCTGCTTCACTGGGTCTAAGTAGTGCTATCGTGACCATGCATGTCCGCAAACTTCAGGATGTGGGCATTATTCAGTCCAAAATGATACGCAAAGACGGCGGCACACATAAAATGAACAGTCTTGCTGTAGACTGGATTGGCATCTCCATGCCGCAGGAAAGCGGGACAGCGCGCAAGCTGCACGAAGTTTCTGTACCTGTGGGACACTACACTCACTTTGACGTCTACCCGACATGTGGTCTGGCTACGTCCAATCATGTTATCGGACAGTATGATGATCCTCGTTATTTTCTCGACCCCGAGCGGATGCATGCGCATATTCTGTGGTTTGGTCGTGGATTTGTGGAGTACAAAATTCCAAACTATATCTTATCCGGACAGCAGATCAATGCCATTGAATTGTCCCTCGAGATCGGGTCAGAAGCCCCTTCGGTTAATCCGAATTGGCCCTCGGATATTACATTCATGCTGAATGGCATCCGATTAGGGGAATGGACAAGCCCTGGGGATTCAGGCAACGGACGTGGCATGTTCACCCCGGAATGGTGGAGTGACAGTGTCAATCAATACGGCATGCTCAAGGTACTCCGAATTACCAATGAGGGTACGTTTATTGATGGACAACATCTATCCGACATTACACTCGCAGATATCCCGGTTGAACGCAACCAATGGACTCTTCGTCTTTCGGTGGAGGAAGATGCTCAACATGTGGGCGGGCTTACCTTATATGGCGAGGGATTCGGTAACTACAACCAGGACATCCTGTTCCGACTGTACTATCACGATTGA
- a CDS encoding alpha-N-arabinofuranosidase, whose translation MEKAKMTVDKDFTIGVVDKRLYGSFIEHLGRAVYGGIYEPGHPSANEQGFRTDVLEMVKELNVPIVRYPGGNFVSGYNWEDSVGPVSERKRRLELAWRTIETNEFGFNEFVDWAKQANSEVMMAVNLGTRGADAARNIVEYSNHPEGSYYSDLRIKHGYKQPHAIKTWCLGNEMDGPWQIGHKTAEEYGRAAVEAAKVMKWTDPTIELVACGSSNLNMPSFPEWEATVLDHTYDHVEYLSLHQYYGNQEQDTPTFLARSLEMDRFIDTVKATCDYIKAKKRSKKTMYLSFDEWNVWYHSNENDSKMDPWQIAPPQLEDIYNHEDALLVGCMLISMLKHADRVKMACLAQLVNVIAPIMTDTGGGSWRQTIFYPFMHTSLFGRGTALVPLIQSPKYDTKQITDVPYLEAIAVHNEEQGEVTVFAVNRHLEESLPLEVDLRSFGKCTVIEHIVLESDDLKASNTAAQPNRVAPHNRGGAVVSDTLITASLAKASWNVIRLKVQ comes from the coding sequence ATGGAAAAAGCAAAAATGACGGTAGATAAAGATTTTACTATTGGTGTAGTGGATAAGCGCTTGTACGGATCATTTATTGAGCATCTGGGACGTGCAGTCTATGGCGGGATTTACGAGCCGGGGCATCCATCAGCGAACGAACAGGGTTTCCGCACGGATGTGCTGGAGATGGTCAAGGAGTTGAATGTACCGATTGTACGTTATCCTGGAGGTAATTTTGTATCCGGTTACAATTGGGAAGATTCGGTTGGACCTGTGTCAGAACGCAAACGCAGACTGGAACTGGCCTGGAGAACGATTGAGACCAATGAATTTGGCTTCAACGAATTCGTGGACTGGGCGAAACAGGCTAATTCTGAAGTCATGATGGCTGTTAATCTGGGAACACGGGGCGCCGATGCAGCACGTAACATTGTAGAGTACAGCAACCATCCAGAAGGTTCGTATTATAGTGATCTTCGCATCAAGCATGGATATAAGCAGCCCCATGCGATCAAAACATGGTGTCTGGGTAACGAGATGGATGGTCCTTGGCAGATCGGTCACAAAACGGCAGAAGAGTATGGACGTGCAGCCGTTGAAGCGGCAAAAGTCATGAAGTGGACGGACCCGACGATTGAACTGGTAGCCTGCGGAAGTTCAAACCTGAATATGCCATCATTCCCGGAATGGGAAGCAACGGTGCTGGATCATACGTATGATCACGTGGAGTATCTGTCCTTGCATCAATACTACGGTAATCAAGAGCAAGATACGCCAACGTTCCTGGCACGCTCGCTTGAAATGGATCGTTTTATCGATACCGTGAAGGCGACTTGTGATTATATCAAAGCGAAGAAGCGCAGCAAAAAGACGATGTATCTGTCCTTTGATGAGTGGAATGTATGGTATCACTCCAATGAAAATGATTCGAAGATGGACCCATGGCAGATTGCTCCGCCACAGCTGGAGGATATCTACAATCATGAGGATGCACTGCTTGTTGGTTGTATGTTGATCAGTATGCTGAAACATGCGGATCGGGTTAAAATGGCATGTTTGGCACAACTCGTTAACGTGATTGCACCGATCATGACAGATACGGGCGGTGGTTCATGGAGACAGACGATCTTCTATCCATTCATGCATACATCTCTTTTCGGGCGCGGAACAGCATTGGTGCCATTGATTCAGTCTCCGAAGTACGATACAAAACAAATCACAGACGTACCTTATCTGGAAGCTATTGCGGTGCATAACGAAGAGCAGGGTGAAGTGACTGTATTTGCAGTCAACCGTCATCTGGAAGAATCCCTTCCGCTCGAAGTGGACCTGCGCAGCTTCGGGAAGTGTACTGTGATCGAGCATATCGTGCTGGAGAGTGATGACCTCAAAGCATCTAATACGGCAGCACAACCGAATCGTGTTGCTCCTCATAATCGCGGGGGTGCAGTTGTATCCGATACCCTGATTACGGCGAGCTTGGCGAAAGCATCATGGAACGTGATCCGTTTGAAAGTTCAGTAA
- a CDS encoding IS110 family transposase produces the protein MKSTTKFIGLDVSKEKISVAIADEGKDKPRYYGTIAHAPAALRKLIKELGPASSLSFCYEAGPTGYETYRWIESMGAHCVVIAPSLIPKRSGDHVKTDRRDAEQLARLFRAGELTPIYVPAREDEALRELVRARESAKEDAHRARQRVLKFLLRHQIHPPEQLKRRWTKKYRVWLGQLTFPNAPMQIAFTEYLHAMDEIEQRIGRLEKALIEEAATSSKADLIQILQSLRGIGFLTAITLAAEIGSFARFRSPAQLMAYLGLVPREHSSGVRTQRGSLTKAGNGRLRRTLIESAWSYRHRPAIKGDLARRLEGLPADIQLISWKAQERLHRKFRRLVYGLNKHKNVAVTAVARELTGFIWAIARTLELPNAQ, from the coding sequence ATGAAGTCTACCACAAAATTCATTGGTTTAGATGTATCCAAAGAAAAAATTTCTGTCGCTATTGCTGACGAGGGTAAAGACAAGCCGCGGTATTACGGTACCATTGCTCATGCGCCTGCTGCCTTACGCAAACTCATCAAAGAGTTGGGTCCGGCAAGCTCCCTCTCGTTTTGTTATGAGGCCGGTCCTACAGGATACGAAACCTACCGCTGGATCGAATCCATGGGGGCCCATTGTGTCGTCATTGCCCCTTCACTCATCCCCAAACGCTCCGGCGATCACGTGAAAACCGATCGACGGGATGCCGAGCAACTGGCACGTCTGTTCCGTGCAGGCGAGCTTACGCCGATTTACGTTCCAGCACGTGAAGATGAGGCGCTTCGTGAATTGGTTCGGGCACGCGAATCGGCAAAAGAAGATGCTCACCGGGCTCGTCAACGCGTGCTCAAATTTTTATTGCGTCACCAGATCCATCCGCCTGAACAACTCAAACGTCGCTGGACGAAAAAATATCGCGTATGGCTTGGACAACTGACCTTCCCGAATGCGCCTATGCAGATTGCGTTTACAGAGTACCTTCATGCCATGGACGAGATCGAGCAACGCATCGGTCGACTGGAAAAAGCCTTGATTGAAGAGGCAGCGACCAGTTCCAAAGCCGATTTGATTCAGATTTTACAGTCTCTGCGTGGCATTGGATTTCTCACGGCCATCACGCTTGCTGCGGAGATCGGTTCCTTTGCCCGGTTCCGTTCTCCTGCTCAGCTCATGGCTTACTTAGGCCTAGTTCCGCGTGAGCATTCGTCTGGAGTCCGTACCCAACGAGGCTCGCTCACCAAAGCGGGAAATGGACGATTGCGTCGCACCTTGATTGAATCGGCATGGAGTTACCGCCATCGGCCTGCGATTAAAGGGGACTTGGCCCGCCGTTTGGAAGGTCTGCCTGCGGACATACAGCTCATTTCATGGAAAGCCCAGGAACGGCTGCACCGAAAATTCCGCCGTTTAGTTTATGGATTAAACAAACACAAAAATGTCGCGGTCACCGCGGTGGCCAGGGAACTGACCGGGTTCATTTGGGCGATCGCCCGAACGTTGGAGCTACCGAACGCTCAGTAA
- a CDS encoding MBL fold metallo-hydrolase, with product MKIQLIRNATLWLEYGGLNILVDPMLMDAEVMPAFPNTPNELRNPRVSLPEIETDYLNPDLLIVTHTHVDHWDEAAAKQLGKDIPLICQPGDENVFLGAGFTNVTAVDEKHEHHSVRFARTSGHHGTGEIGERMGNVSGFVLEADGEPVTYIAGDTIWCEEPAEAILQYTPEVIVVNAGGARFVEGDPITMDGPDVIAVKRHAPSAHVIAVHMDAINHCVMSRTDLATYLASEQLDGQVLIPRDGESFEF from the coding sequence ATGAAAATTCAATTGATTCGCAATGCTACACTGTGGCTGGAATACGGAGGGCTGAACATTCTCGTTGATCCGATGTTGATGGACGCTGAAGTCATGCCTGCATTCCCGAACACACCCAATGAGTTACGTAATCCAAGAGTGAGTTTGCCCGAAATCGAAACGGATTACCTGAATCCGGATCTGTTGATTGTGACACACACGCATGTGGACCACTGGGATGAAGCAGCGGCGAAACAACTTGGCAAAGACATTCCCCTGATCTGCCAGCCTGGGGATGAGAATGTATTTCTGGGTGCCGGATTCACGAATGTAACAGCTGTAGATGAAAAACATGAGCATCACTCTGTCCGATTCGCCCGTACATCCGGGCATCATGGCACAGGTGAAATCGGTGAACGTATGGGCAACGTGTCCGGTTTCGTACTTGAAGCAGATGGAGAACCTGTCACCTATATTGCGGGGGATACAATCTGGTGTGAAGAACCTGCTGAGGCCATCCTCCAATATACGCCTGAAGTCATTGTCGTGAATGCCGGAGGTGCACGCTTCGTGGAGGGTGATCCCATTACGATGGACGGGCCTGACGTTATCGCCGTGAAGCGCCATGCGCCATCTGCTCATGTCATCGCTGTGCACATGGATGCGATTAACCATTGTGTGATGTCTCGTACGGATCTTGCGACTTATCTGGCATCCGAGCAGTTGGATGGTCAGGTGCTCATCCCACGTGATGGCGAAAGTTTTGAGTTTTGA
- a CDS encoding Lrp/AsnC family transcriptional regulator has product MNEMIDDTDIRILQILIQDAKRSHKEIGEEVHLTGQAVGARVRKLQDLGVIEGYTVKWNPERLGIGLQAFVTVFLNSGDRHAAFRTFIADREDIVEVHRVSGEGCYLMRVQTGTTEQLGQLLEALLPYGNYKVSLSIGVEKSQ; this is encoded by the coding sequence ATGAATGAAATGATAGATGACACGGATATACGTATTTTGCAGATTCTGATTCAGGATGCCAAACGTTCTCACAAAGAGATCGGTGAAGAGGTTCATCTCACAGGACAGGCCGTTGGTGCAAGAGTGCGCAAGCTGCAAGATCTGGGTGTAATCGAAGGGTACACGGTAAAATGGAACCCGGAACGCCTTGGCATCGGCCTACAGGCCTTTGTCACAGTTTTTTTGAACTCTGGCGACAGACATGCCGCCTTCCGTACATTCATTGCTGATCGTGAGGACATCGTTGAAGTCCATCGCGTCAGCGGAGAAGGCTGTTATCTAATGCGGGTGCAGACTGGCACCACAGAGCAGCTTGGCCAACTGCTTGAAGCATTGCTACCTTACGGCAATTACAAAGTCAGCCTGTCTATAGGTGTAGAGAAATCACAGTGA
- a CDS encoding ABC transporter ATP-binding protein: MSNDNAELHPDAEDDQSKRTSFKAMMAYAKPHKWAFAGIFFCSLLGISADLLQPYLVKIAIDDHLAVGQTSVGFLVQLAAIFLGLAVISFIFTYIQNNLLQHVGQNIVSRIRKDLFSHISKMSMSFFDRFHIGSLVTNVSSDTETISSFFTQVLLSLIRDGMMLVLIIVFMFQLDPVLATYSLIVLPVIAVVAVLFRSRLRKAYQNARTCLSRLIAFTAENLSGMFLIQAFHQEEEQKKRFSEQNALHLKANIAQARSNVIFNRTFDILGNAALVMMVWLGGRAVLGESLQVGVLYAFISYIRQFFQPINQITMQWNTFQSTTVSMDRIWNILNTRPEVADPKPGMASSLEPQNVMGQIDFNDVSFGYRADRPLIQQMNLHLYPGEMVGIVGTTGAGKSTLISLLNRFYDVDKGSIEIDGTDIRHLPQAKLHRIVGLIQQEPFLFSGSIIDNVRMFREDITREQAIEACRFVGAHTMISRLPQGYDTHLSERGSGLSAGERQLISFARIVVFQPRVLILDEATANLDSHTEQLVQQALESVSQGRTTIVIAHRLSTVMHADRILVMENGEIVEEGPHQELIAAKGVYADLYTHARDAGKNSAISG, from the coding sequence ATGTCTAACGATAACGCTGAACTTCACCCAGACGCAGAAGACGATCAGAGTAAACGAACTTCGTTTAAAGCGATGATGGCATACGCCAAACCTCATAAATGGGCTTTTGCCGGTATCTTCTTCTGCTCACTGCTTGGCATATCGGCAGATCTGTTACAACCCTATCTGGTGAAGATCGCCATCGATGATCATCTGGCCGTGGGCCAGACCAGTGTGGGCTTTCTCGTTCAACTCGCAGCCATCTTTCTTGGGCTGGCTGTCATCAGTTTTATTTTTACCTATATCCAGAATAATCTGTTGCAGCATGTGGGACAGAACATTGTATCCCGGATCAGAAAGGACCTGTTCAGTCATATCTCCAAGATGTCCATGTCCTTCTTTGACCGTTTTCATATCGGCAGTCTGGTCACAAACGTATCCAGTGATACGGAGACCATCAGCAGCTTTTTCACCCAAGTACTACTCAGTCTGATTCGGGATGGTATGATGCTGGTGCTCATTATCGTCTTTATGTTCCAACTTGATCCTGTGCTGGCGACATACTCCCTGATCGTTCTGCCTGTCATTGCGGTGGTTGCGGTATTATTCCGTAGTCGACTGCGGAAAGCTTATCAAAATGCCCGTACGTGTCTTTCCCGTCTGATCGCATTTACGGCGGAGAACTTGTCCGGCATGTTCCTGATTCAGGCTTTTCACCAAGAAGAAGAACAGAAGAAACGTTTCTCGGAACAGAACGCACTTCACCTGAAAGCCAACATTGCTCAAGCCCGCTCCAATGTTATCTTCAACCGGACGTTTGATATCCTTGGCAATGCGGCACTGGTTATGATGGTCTGGCTTGGAGGTCGCGCCGTACTGGGTGAGTCCCTGCAAGTCGGGGTATTATATGCGTTTATCAGCTATATCCGTCAGTTTTTTCAACCGATTAACCAGATTACAATGCAATGGAATACATTCCAGTCCACGACCGTATCGATGGATCGCATCTGGAACATTCTGAATACGCGGCCTGAAGTTGCTGATCCCAAACCCGGGATGGCCTCCTCGCTTGAACCACAAAATGTGATGGGCCAGATTGATTTTAATGATGTGTCGTTTGGTTATCGGGCAGACCGGCCCTTGATCCAACAGATGAACCTGCACCTCTATCCGGGTGAAATGGTAGGTATCGTAGGAACAACAGGCGCTGGCAAAAGCACACTGATCTCCCTGCTCAATCGCTTCTATGATGTAGACAAGGGCAGTATCGAGATTGATGGTACAGATATTCGGCATCTGCCGCAGGCTAAGCTTCATCGGATCGTGGGTCTGATTCAACAGGAACCCTTCCTGTTCTCCGGTTCCATTATTGATAACGTGAGGATGTTTCGTGAAGATATTACGCGAGAGCAGGCGATTGAGGCCTGCCGGTTTGTCGGGGCACATACGATGATTTCACGTTTGCCTCAAGGATATGATACACATCTATCCGAACGCGGAAGCGGACTATCCGCTGGGGAGCGGCAATTGATTTCATTTGCCCGAATCGTGGTGTTCCAGCCCCGAGTGCTCATCCTGGATGAGGCAACCGCCAATCTGGACTCACACACGGAACAGCTTGTGCAGCAGGCGCTGGAATCGGTATCCCAGGGACGCACCACCATTGTTATTGCTCATCGTCTGTCCACAGTAATGCATGCCGATCGAATTCTGGTGATGGAAAATGGTGAGATCGTGGAGGAAGGACCGCACCAGGAACTAATCGCAGCCAAAGGTGTATATGCAGACTTGTACACCCATGCGCGTGATGCAGGTAAAAATTCAGCTATATCAGGGTAA